One genomic window of Helicobacter canis includes the following:
- a CDS encoding CapA family protein, producing MKATILGQALHKSGFYYLVRFVGVASLAAYISACAVKNDDTPMGLQPQDLRLDSKKIFLTTTQACVPHLQPQALLSFVGDNVLGDYKGSSGATFNAKFEEVGGDLGYFSLGVREVLQADDLSIGNMEGVLSDKPLKNAFDKPFSFKGASHYAKILTTAGFEAMNIANNHSRDYGKQGFEDTITHLRAQHLAVFGEGIVHIYEVNGIKIGLAGHRGWNLGIKPQVAKEIKALRDQGAELVIFTFHWGEERQHYPNAAQRELAHFTIDSGADMVIGHHPHVLQGVETYKGKKIVYSLGNFIYGGAKNPADKDSMIYQTRFIRLDSARKRREFIEDLRFDACAQEAYLEKPFIKGVERVDELGDFVLVHSVIPVSISSTPSYNDYSPRIYANDSKGFDRVLRRLESYSVLPTKKTPQKTKRQKPRR from the coding sequence ATGAAAGCCACCATATTAGGACAAGCTCTGCATAAAAGTGGATTCTACTACTTGGTGCGCTTTGTGGGGGTAGCGAGCCTAGCAGCATATATCAGTGCTTGTGCGGTGAAAAATGACGATACTCCTATGGGCTTGCAGCCCCAAGACTTGCGACTAGATAGTAAAAAGATTTTTCTCACCACAACGCAAGCGTGCGTGCCGCATTTGCAGCCCCAAGCTCTGCTAAGCTTTGTGGGTGATAATGTGCTAGGAGATTATAAAGGCAGCTCTGGGGCGACCTTTAATGCCAAGTTTGAAGAAGTGGGCGGCGATCTGGGGTATTTCTCTTTGGGTGTGCGTGAAGTTTTGCAAGCTGATGATCTAAGCATTGGCAATATGGAGGGCGTGCTTAGTGATAAGCCTTTGAAAAATGCCTTTGATAAGCCCTTTTCCTTTAAAGGGGCTTCACACTATGCCAAAATCCTTACCACCGCAGGCTTTGAAGCGATGAATATCGCTAATAATCACTCGCGTGATTATGGCAAGCAAGGCTTTGAAGATACGATTACGCATTTACGCGCACAACATCTTGCGGTCTTTGGGGAGGGGATTGTGCATATCTATGAAGTCAATGGCATAAAAATTGGGCTAGCTGGGCATAGAGGCTGGAATCTAGGCATTAAACCCCAAGTGGCAAAAGAGATCAAAGCCCTAAGAGACCAAGGCGCGGAGCTTGTGATTTTCACCTTCCACTGGGGGGAGGAGCGGCAGCACTATCCCAACGCCGCGCAAAGAGAGCTAGCGCATTTTACTATTGACTCTGGGGCGGATATGGTGATAGGACATCACCCCCATGTCTTACAAGGCGTAGAGACATACAAGGGCAAAAAAATCGTGTATAGCCTAGGGAATTTCATCTATGGAGGGGCAAAAAATCCCGCTGATAAAGATAGTATGATCTATCAAACGCGCTTTATAAGGCTAGATTCTGCGCGTAAAAGGCGTGAGTTTATAGAGGACTTGCGCTTTGATGCGTGTGCGCAAGAAGCCTACTTGGAAAAGCCATTTATCAAAGGTGTGGAGCGAGTCGATGAGCTAGGGGATTTCGTGCTAGTGCATAGCGTAATCCCTGTAAGCATTAGCTCCACACCAAGCTATAATGACTACTCTCCTAGGATCTATGCCAATGACTCTAAAGGCTTTGATAGGGTCTTGCGCCGCCTAGAATCCTACTCTGTGCTACCCACCAAAAAGACTCCCCAAAAGACAAAAAGACAAAAACCTCGCCGCTAA
- the ung gene encoding uracil-DNA glycosylase, protein MIPKTLHTEWIELLADEFEKPYFSEIIRHYTLAKAHSVIFPPSDKTFYALNLTPPSRVRVVILGQDPYHESKMLNGIEIPQAMGLSFSVPRGVPIPPSLRNIYKELESTLAIPPPNHGDLTQWAHRGALLLNAILSVEKHKAASHRHFGWENFSDAIISTLSTRYQGIVFMLWGNYARKKAALIDSSKHCIIQAPHPSPLARGFVGSGVFVQAQNALQAMGKEPFDWHLV, encoded by the coding sequence ATGATCCCAAAGACCTTGCATACAGAATGGATAGAGCTTTTGGCTGATGAGTTTGAGAAGCCATATTTCAGCGAGATTATTAGGCACTATACGCTAGCTAAAGCACATAGTGTGATCTTCCCTCCTAGTGATAAGACATTTTACGCGCTCAATCTCACGCCGCCATCTCGCGTGCGTGTGGTGATTTTGGGGCAAGATCCCTACCACGAGAGCAAAATGCTAAATGGCATAGAGATCCCCCAAGCTATGGGACTAAGCTTTAGCGTGCCTAGGGGCGTGCCAATTCCTCCAAGCTTGCGCAATATCTACAAAGAGCTAGAATCCACTTTAGCTATCCCGCCCCCAAATCACGGCGATCTAACCCAATGGGCGCATAGAGGCGCGCTGCTGCTAAATGCGATCCTTAGCGTAGAGAAACACAAAGCCGCCTCACATAGGCATTTTGGCTGGGAGAACTTTAGCGATGCGATTATTAGCACGCTTTCAACGCGCTATCAAGGCATTGTCTTTATGCTCTGGGGCAATTATGCAAGGAAAAAGGCAGCACTGATAGATTCTAGTAAGCACTGCATTATACAAGCCCCGCACCCAAGCCCGCTAGCAAGGGGCTTTGTGGGGAGTGGGGTATTTGTGCAGGCGCAAAATGCGCTTCAAGCAATGGGCAAAGAGCCATTTGATTGGCATCTTGTGTAA
- a CDS encoding 4-hydroxythreonine-4-phosphate dehydrogenase PdxA — protein MNLAISIGDSNGIGCEIILRSLEWLLRQCGQLPKQSSSVGGDSSPSTLCTPIICAHKSLLESALQTLLTSGGIGSKRANHIHCLLDMVCFEPPSIEPPPIHIAQITAESGAYSFASFAKAIDLAQSLPDTAILTLPIHKAAWKQAGISYAGHTEYLRAHFQRQALMVLGCEAMLVALFCDHIPLAQVSQHISEQAYTDFLLALESSLDFSQALVLGFNPHCGDNGAIGGKEDTLIQRALESANATLNRQAFVGVVAPDSAFTPQMREKYRVFVAPYHDVGLAPLKALYFDQSINISLNLPIIRTSVDHGVAFDLAYRGKASTQSFRNAALFALKQLQIP, from the coding sequence ATGAATCTAGCCATAAGCATAGGAGATAGCAATGGTATAGGCTGTGAGATCATCTTGCGCTCTCTTGAGTGGCTTTTGCGCCAATGTGGGCAGCTGCCTAAGCAGTCCTCTAGCGTGGGGGGAGATTCTAGCCCTAGCACACTTTGCACGCCTATTATTTGCGCGCATAAGAGTCTGCTAGAATCCGCCCTACAAACGCTACTTACGAGCGGTGGGATAGGATCTAAGCGTGCTAACCATATCCACTGCTTGCTTGATATGGTGTGCTTTGAGCCTCCAAGCATAGAGCCACCCCCTATCCACATCGCCCAAATCACCGCAGAGAGCGGGGCATATAGCTTTGCTAGCTTTGCTAAAGCCATAGATCTAGCCCAGAGCCTGCCAGATACCGCGATCTTAACTCTCCCTATCCACAAAGCCGCGTGGAAGCAAGCAGGGATTAGCTATGCTGGGCATACGGAGTATTTACGCGCACATTTTCAACGCCAAGCCCTTATGGTGCTAGGCTGTGAGGCTATGCTTGTGGCACTTTTTTGCGATCATATTCCGCTAGCACAAGTGAGCCAGCATATAAGCGAGCAGGCATATACAGACTTCTTGCTCGCCTTAGAATCCAGCCTAGATTTCTCTCAAGCCCTTGTGCTAGGGTTTAATCCACATTGCGGCGATAATGGTGCTATCGGCGGAAAAGAAGATACGCTTATACAACGCGCCCTAGAATCCGCAAATGCCACACTTAATCGCCAAGCTTTTGTGGGGGTGGTCGCGCCTGATAGTGCCTTTACCCCGCAGATGAGAGAAAAATACCGCGTGTTTGTCGCACCCTATCACGATGTGGGGCTAGCTCCGCTTAAGGCTCTCTACTTTGATCAAAGTATCAATATAAGCCTAAATCTCCCTATAATCCGCACTTCTGTGGATCACGGCGTGGCATTTGATCTAGCCTATCGTGGCAAAGCCAGCACGCAAAGCTTTCGCAATGCCGCGCTTTTTGCCCTAAAGCAGCTGCAAATCCCATAA
- a CDS encoding glycosyltransferase family 9 protein — protein sequence MSTPCIEMLFTQLPTARLCLIAPKSILELFSADSRIYACFEDSTKQAKNRLKATWQLGRAIRARLECDGGIDIGITLTNHFYSALLLFAAGARVRVGYKRGLGNVFLTHKLGRVGGIHQVESYVRLIDLALLGGDSALRDKSGISSPRCVDRHSSLISLRGLKNPNFSSQILESRSGITEQAQPLESTFEKSQKMDCHAVQAPLAMTEKEAENKKVDSRKNAQSVFDNHAAGGRISLKEHQQCQSDSSPQAESPKQNEDFGESTTHIPPLKLHTKPLDSSKSRKHLRIGLNPGAAYGSAKCWDKEHYACVGAYFAAMGAEVVIYGVEADRQLAEWIIKEIDFILGDSALRDKSWISSPLDRHLSLISLRGLKTSEAVQGEAEAGFFSKNPTFSSQSVASLENKQGAVSLEILESRSGITEQAQPLESTFENNANKTPKVDSRKNAQSVFDSDSQAAGFCDDFLKKLRFVGCARRAVGEGIYLSGNEQAHRADSRKSAQNKRSGASVSSQVSLEKPTPKTPKIINACGQTTIPTLLQALQALDLFITNDSGSMHIAAALGVPMVAIFGPTNMLETAPWRARDCALLNLNLPCAPCKKRVCPLGHHKCMKDLRPEMVIEAALAILHKPKLSK from the coding sequence ATGAGCACACCTTGTATAGAAATGCTCTTTACGCAGCTTCCTACCGCTAGGCTTTGTCTCATCGCGCCTAAGAGTATTTTGGAGCTTTTTAGCGCGGATTCTCGCATATATGCCTGCTTTGAGGACTCCACCAAGCAGGCAAAAAACCGCCTTAAAGCCACTTGGCAGCTAGGGCGTGCGATTAGAGCTAGGCTAGAGTGTGATGGGGGGATTGACATAGGCATAACCCTTACCAATCACTTTTATAGCGCATTGCTACTCTTTGCCGCTGGAGCTAGGGTGCGAGTGGGCTATAAACGGGGACTTGGGAATGTGTTTTTGACTCATAAGCTTGGGAGAGTTGGGGGGATTCATCAGGTGGAGAGTTATGTGCGGCTGATAGATTTGGCTTTACTTGGTGGGGATTCGGCTTTGCGCGATAAATCGGGGATTTCTTCGCCGCGCTGTGTCGATAGACACTCGAGTCTTATCTCCTTGCGCGGCTTGAAAAACCCCAATTTCTCATCGCAAATCCTAGAATCCCGCAGCGGCATTACAGAACAAGCCCAACCCCTAGAATCCACTTTTGAGAAATCGCAGAAAATGGATTGCCACGCGGTGCAAGCACCGCTCGCAATGACAGAAAAAGAAGCCGAAAATAAAAAAGTGGATTCTAGGAAAAACGCCCAAAGTGTGTTTGATAACCACGCCGCAGGCGGTAGGATTTCTCTAAAGGAACACCAACAATGTCAAAGCGATTCTAGCCCGCAAGCTGAATCGCCCAAACAAAATGAGGATTTTGGGGAAAGCACCACCCACATCCCCCCACTCAAACTTCACACAAAGCCACTAGATTCTAGTAAGTCTCGCAAACACCTACGCATAGGGCTAAATCCGGGCGCAGCCTATGGCAGTGCGAAGTGCTGGGATAAGGAGCATTATGCGTGCGTGGGGGCGTATTTTGCGGCTATGGGGGCGGAGGTGGTGATCTATGGAGTGGAGGCAGATAGGCAGCTAGCGGAGTGGATTATTAAGGAAATAGACTTCATCTTGGGGGATTCAGCTTTGCGCGATAAATCGTGGATTTCATCGCCGCTCGATAGACACCTAAGTCTTATCTCCTTGCGCGGCTTGAAAACAAGCGAAGCGGTGCAAGGCGAAGCCGAAGCAGGTTTCTTTAGTAAAAACCCTACTTTCTCATCGCAAAGCGTAGCTTCTTTAGAAAACAAGCAAGGCGCAGTTTCTTTAGAAATCCTAGAATCCCGCAGCGGCATTACAGAACAAGCCCAACCCCTAGAATCCACTTTTGAAAATAATGCTAACAAAACGCCAAAAGTGGATTCTAGGAAAAACGCCCAAAGTGTGTTTGATAGCGACTCGCAGGCGGCAGGATTTTGCGATGATTTTCTAAAGAAACTTCGTTTTGTGGGTTGCGCGCGGCGAGCGGTGGGCGAAGGGATTTACCTTAGCGGTAATGAGCAAGCCCACCGCGCAGACTCCCGCAAAAGCGCGCAAAACAAGCGAAGCGGTGCGAGCGTGAGCTCGCAGGTTTCTTTAGAAAAGCCAACGCCCAAAACGCCCAAAATAATCAACGCTTGCGGGCAAACAACTATCCCCACCCTCCTCCAAGCCCTCCAAGCCCTAGATCTCTTCATCACCAACGATAGCGGCTCTATGCATATAGCAGCGGCATTAGGCGTGCCTATGGTAGCAATCTTTGGTCCTACAAATATGCTCGAGACTGCGCCGTGGCGTGCGCGAGATTGTGCCTTGCTCAATCTCAATCTCCCTTGTGCGCCGTGCAAAAAGCGCGTATGTCCTTTGGGACATCATAAATGTATGAAAGACTTGCGCCCAGAGATGGTGATAGAAGCGGCTTTAGCGATACTGCATAAGCCAAAGCTTAGTAAATAA
- the hisS gene encoding histidine--tRNA ligase, whose translation MADLVVPRTLSGFRDRLPKEAMAKEKLLQKLSSVFESFGFAPIETPHLEYADILVKHGSDEIQKELYRFKDHGGRDVVLRFDQTVPLARFISQYRNELDLPFKRFAIGNVFRGERAQRGRYREFTQCDFDFIGSDSIGCDAEIIQVIYASLATLNIDEFTIWVNHRSILNGICKHFAITEIEGFLRSIDKLEKIGRDGVAKELEAFVDSHKIDEILGIITMRQTIAVDEFLDSVGYMKAWNDELKKGLEDLEEMFSILKHLEMDTSKCRVDFSIARGLGYYTGIVYETTLNRLKNIGSVCSGGRYDNLTKSFSKESLSGVGASIGLDRLLAALEELGLLQGRSTSARALIACMDSSYLGFAHKIAESLRRSGIYTEVYPQAQKLKKQLAYANNKGHEYCLIIGENEFLSHTFTLKNMTTGMQLESLSFLRALEIMKE comes from the coding sequence ATGGCAGATCTTGTAGTCCCCCGCACACTAAGTGGCTTCCGCGATAGGCTTCCTAAAGAAGCAATGGCAAAGGAAAAGCTCCTGCAAAAGCTCTCTAGTGTCTTTGAGAGCTTTGGCTTTGCCCCCATAGAAACACCGCATTTAGAGTATGCAGATATTTTGGTCAAACACGGCAGCGATGAGATACAAAAAGAGCTCTATCGCTTCAAAGATCACGGCGGGCGCGATGTGGTGCTGCGCTTTGATCAAACTGTGCCACTAGCGCGCTTCATCTCGCAGTATAGAAATGAGCTTGATCTGCCATTCAAACGCTTTGCTATTGGCAATGTCTTCCGCGGAGAGAGAGCGCAAAGAGGCAGATATAGGGAATTTACGCAATGTGATTTTGACTTTATCGGGAGTGATTCTATCGGCTGTGATGCGGAGATTATCCAAGTCATCTACGCCTCTCTAGCCACGCTTAATATCGATGAATTTACCATTTGGGTCAATCACCGCAGCATTTTAAATGGGATTTGCAAGCACTTTGCTATCACAGAGATTGAAGGCTTTTTGCGCAGCATTGATAAGCTTGAGAAAATCGGCAGAGATGGCGTGGCAAAAGAGCTAGAAGCCTTTGTGGATTCTCATAAAATCGATGAGATACTAGGCATTATCACAATGCGCCAAACCATCGCTGTTGATGAGTTTTTAGACTCGGTGGGGTATATGAAAGCGTGGAATGATGAGCTAAAAAAGGGGCTAGAAGATCTTGAAGAGATGTTTTCTATCCTAAAGCACCTTGAAATGGACACATCAAAATGCCGCGTGGATTTCTCTATCGCTAGAGGGCTTGGCTACTATACGGGCATCGTGTATGAGACGACACTCAATCGGCTCAAAAATATCGGCAGTGTCTGCTCTGGCGGGCGATATGACAATCTCACAAAGTCCTTTTCTAAAGAATCTTTAAGCGGCGTTGGGGCGAGCATTGGGCTAGATAGATTGCTAGCGGCATTAGAGGAGCTAGGATTGCTACAAGGCAGAAGCACAAGTGCTCGCGCACTCATTGCTTGTATGGATAGCTCTTATCTAGGCTTTGCCCATAAAATCGCAGAATCCTTGCGCCGTAGTGGGATCTACACAGAAGTCTATCCCCAAGCCCAGAAGCTTAAAAAGCAGCTTGCCTATGCTAACAACAAAGGGCACGAATACTGCCTAATCATCGGCGAAAATGAATTTCTAAGCCATACTTTCACGCTAAAAAATATGACCACAGGTATGCAGCTAGAATCGCTAAGCTTTCTCCGCGCACTAGAGATTATGAAAGAATGA